CCCGGTTTTTATTCGGAATAGGGGGCACTCCTCGGGTCCCGCCTCGATTTTCGCGACCTGTAGTAGAATCCTTATTCGGGGCAAGGAGTTCGGTCGGCGTCGCGACCCGCTACCCCATAGTGCGCCACTTCACGGTTGTCACCGCCCTACGCCCACAATCCGTGCGAGTTGGGCTTCATGTTGCCTATGATTGTCCTCGAGGGTGGCAAGGAGCGTTTCCGCCTCCTCGGTCGAGATACCATCCATTCTCATCCGAGCTATGAGAAATCGTTGACGGGCAAGATGACCCGCTCCCTCGCGGATATGCCGCCGAACCATCTCAAGCTCGGTTTCTTGCGCGATCGCTGAGGACATGGCAGACGCCTCGGGACGCTGTGCGGATCTCACCCACATTAGCATGTCTGCGGTAGCTGCACGATCAGACAGCGATTGGATCGGGCAACGGGGCTCTCGCTGGACGTATCCGCCTCAACTTCTCAGTCTGGCGTCAGGAACAGTGGTAGACGACCTGTGTTGGTCAGCCATGTCGGCCTTCGCCGACCTGTTATGACGCGGAAATCCGATGACCAACCGAAGCGTGCAGTCAGCCCTTCTCGCCCTTGCCCTCGTCGTTAGCAGTGCCGGTATGGCTGCGGCGCAGAGCACGCCCAATGGCAGTACCTCAACCTCCGGCGCGCCCGCCGGCGACAACAGCACGGGTAACGGAGCCACCGGTAGCGGCGCAGCGCCCAGCGGCAAGTAGCTGTCTGGCAGGACGAAATTCTAAGCCCGCCCGGTTCGCCGTGGCGGGCTTCTTTGTGGCCTGCTTTGCTGACACCGAGCAGTCGCGCTCTAATTGCAGGTCAACTTCCGGCCTTCCGCCATCCCGACCTTCCGATAGTGTTCGAGCCCGGACTTGATTGCTCGACCTATGACCGCCCGGCGCACGTCCGGATTGCAGCGCAGATACTCTTCCTCGTTGAAAGCGTAGTCGCCCCGCCCACCTCTCGAGCCCCGGTCATAGTCGCGGTCGTAATCGCGGCGGTCACGGTCTCCGTAACCTCGATCTCCGTAGCCCCTGTCGCGAGAGCCGTAGTCGCTGCGGTCGTAGCCATAGTCGCGCCCGCCGTAGGGCTGCGCCAAGGCTGGGCCTACGCCGCTTAGTAGAGCCACTCCGAGGACGGTTGCGGAGATCACCTTCATGTCGCGTTCCTTGCCGTTGAAGAGTCGGCAACGCGCTCGGCGGTTGATGGTTCGCCGGCACCCAGCGTGTGGAGCACGCTTCAATTCAGGTTGCTGGAGATCGCGGTGAATTTCGTGGCAAGTCGCCCGCCCACGAGCCTTAACGAGGCAATAATGGCGACCGCAATTAGGGCGGCAATCATCCCGTATTCAATCGCGGTAGCGCCGGTCTCGTCGCGTATAAACCGCTGTAACAGCTGAGGCACCGCACCGACCCATCGCAATACTGGAGCATCACAGCTCTGTGATAGCGTCGGCGCGTTTACGGTTTGTGAAGAGACACCGATGCCCGGCAGCAGGAGCTCCCCCGCTTCGTGAGCCGTAGATGGTGGCTTCGTGACGACGGTCAGTCGATGGCCCTCGGATGCGGCGATGGCGTTCCGGAATAGGTCGCGACAATCAGCGGGCAGCCGTTGTGCGGCTCGTCGTGCCGCATCACGGGCCGGTGCGCCCGCAGGTGATGGCTATAGATCCGCACACGTCCGTGGCAGGCGGGGCAGCGCTTCAGGGCGTCACGACACCGATGATGCACCTCGACCACCAATACCGTTCGCCAAACACCATCGATCTTCGCTTCGCAACTCGGTGGCTTGATCATCGTCCTGCTGATGGCACTGCGCTGCCGTTCGCCGGCACCGGTATGACGCATGATCGGTGGAGCAATTCAGCGTCGCTTGCAGTGCACCAGTTGGTGTGGTGGCTGGTCGAGGCCGCTCACCTGCGCAGCTTACCCTTTATGGAGGATGTGGCGTAGGTTACGGCTACGCTATCAAGAGACTTCCGGAGACCCAGAAAGGGGATCATCATGTCTCTAGCCATAGACGGCGACGGCCGGCCGGCCCGGCGCTGGTCCAAGCCTGAGCAGTCGCCAGCCTCACGCCGCGGACGCGAACACTGGGTCGTGCGCTGGATCGGCGCTGCCTAGCGCCGCGCCACGAAGCTGGTCGAGACACCCGCGACCACAGCGCCGAGCGCTCAGGTCATCCAAGTAAGCTGGGCCGACACGTGCGGCCGGCCCGGGGATTTGGCGTTCCTGCACTCTGCTGGAGGGATCGTGCGGACTGCACCGCTCCTACGCTGAGCGGCGTGCCGCTGGAACGCCGAGGTTAATGGCCTTGGTCCCGCCCAGCGGTGGCCCTCACCTTCAAGCGTCTGGCTGGGCCTCGCTTGGTTCCGGGGACCGGCGCCACCGTGTGCACCCGTTGATATCGAGCCGTTCGGCCCATCCACGTCGATCCAGTTCGTAGAGCGCAGAGAGGATCGGCGCGATGGGCAGCGCTCTCGACAGCATCCTCCTTGCAACTATCAGTGATGTCGCCCGGATCTTCAGGTGCGCCCTGTCCCTAACGACAGTCGTACTCACAAAATCTCTGTCGAGCGCCTCAAACAATGCCTGCTCCAACTCGGTAGGGCACCACTCGTCATTAGGGCACTCGGCCGGATCGGCGGCCGCAACGGTATGCGGTCCTATACCGTTCATGGCTCGACCTCCCAGAACTTATTGCACCAATCTCATGCTGGCACAGGGGGGAGGAATGTACGGGCGCTGAGAAAGTTGCTCCCCGTTGAGCGGCGCAGGTCGCCGAGTTGGGGATCTCTTCGGCCGTGCCGGAGAGCTATGGCGGGGCCCCTGCCCCGTCCACCGCCTCGTTTGGCATCGGACAGAACTCGCGCCCCAGCCGCAGGTTGCCCGTTTTCGGGTTGGTTTACTACGAGCGTCGAGCGTGCCTCGCTTCTTCTTCGACATCCACGACCGCGGCTTTCACCGCGATAACGAAGGCAGCGAGTGCGACGATGTCGATGCCGCTCGCGTGTTGGCCATGCAGACGCTGCCCGAGATCGGGCGCTTCGCCATCCCGAGCGACGGCGACAACCAGGCCTTCATCGTGCTGGTCCGCGATGAGGTCGGAGCGATCGTCTACACGGCGACGCTGACATTTGCCGGTCTTCGGTTGGACTGCCTCAGCGCGCGCTCTGCCACCGAGCGGTGATCTCCCGAAAGGCCACGTCGCCATCAGCCTCCGACGCGCCTTCCGACCCGAAGGATCGAACCGACTGGCGGACGACGACGCCGTCGCGCGCGATCGACCAGTCGAAGCGGCCGGGCTCCTTCGCGGAGGGCGTCACGCGCAGCGCGTGCGGGTTCGGCTTGAAAACGATCATCGACACCACCTAGGGGCTGAGAGGACTACTTGTAAGAGAGACGACGGTCTCGGTGGCTTGCAGCACAGGTGACCTGAACCCGCCGCCACGGAGACCAGGTTCACTCTCCTTCGCTCGGCGGGCGAACCTGATGCTTGGTTGCTTCCAGGAGCTCGCGTGAGCGCCGGATCGCGTCTCGGCTGTCTCGGATGACCCCTCGGTTGTAGTCGGCCAGGGCGTCGCGCCGAGCGATCCGGCGAAGGGCTTGTTCATACTCGTCTGGAGCGAGCGGTTCGAAGGTCGAAAGCGGCATGACGGCGCTCCACGCGATGCAGGCGGGAGCACACGCTACTCTCAGCCACCAGCGCCTACGGGTCTGCGACCGGCTGGTGATCGCAGCATCCTGCGCCTGTTTGGCCAAGAAGTCTAACAGCGGCTTGATGCGATCCTAAAGCTCAGCCGATGCTACGATCAGACGAGGCCGCGCTTCGCCGCCGCTGAAAATCTCTTTTGCGCTCCCAAAGAACGATCGTGTCGTGTTTGATGCGTCCACCAGCGGACCAACAGAGCTACAGCAGAGTTCCAGATTGGCGCCTTGCCCATCGAAGGCCCATATGAGCTTATCCCTCCGCGCAATCCCGTGCCCTGGGTGACGATGCGGAGGCCGAGATGGCACGCGAACTCACGACCGGCAAAGCTCAATCTGTCACACCTCAGGACTTCAACGAGCGCGTGAAGCGCCTGCTGGCTAACAAGCCAGACCCGCGCAAAGCTCAGCCGCAGTCCAAAAATTTCAAGGGGCATACGCCCTTCAGAAAGGCCTGATACGCGCTCGCCGGGCGGCCATATCATCATGGCTCGCTCGGCTCGCCTGCATCCCGATAAAACCAGCCTCTTTCCTGCCTACGTTGATCCCCAAGTCCGGACAGGCATAGTGCCAGCAGGGCCAAGCCTGGAGGCAATTCGTGAGGCTGCTCACCGAGTATCTGAAGGCGAAGGGCTATCTGAAGTCCGATGCCTAAGCTGCCGCACCACGCCCGCGGGCTGCTGACGTCCGCGGCCGATAGGGAAGCCGCCCGTCAGAAACAGGCGGAGCAGGTGCAGCAGGAACTCGACGCTGAGAAGCGCGCCGTTGAAGAGCGAACGGCCGAGTTGCGGGCGAAGCGACTGGCGCGCGAGAGTGCTGGATCCTGAAAGAGGCGCCCAATGGCCACCATCCCGGATCGAGAGATCGATGACTCATCGCTCGGTGGATCCGTCACGCGTCACGGGTGCACCGTTCAGGTCCACATCTACCGGTTCGCCGGCACCGATGACGAGTGGACCCTTGAGGTCGTCGACCACGAGGGTGGCCATACCGTCTGGGACGAGACCTTCTCGGACGATCAAGAGGCCTACGAGGCCTTTGAGCGAGCCGTCGCTGAAAACGGCATCCAATCGTTCGTCGACTCGCCCGGCCTGCACTGACCCCATCCGCCGCCTCGTGGAATAGGCGCTGAAGACTCTTCAGCTCAGGTAACTTTCCGCCCAGCTGCCGCTGCTTCAGCGATCGCGTGGTGCATCGCTGCATCCTGCTTTGCCCGCGCCAAGATGATGCGTGCCGCGGTTCGCGCGCTCGCGGCGCGGAGGCGGCCCTTAGGCTTCTCGTCCCGCAACGCCTGTGTGGCCATGTTGCGGAACCAGTTTGCGTCAGCGATGGCGACTGCGCACCGTTCGGCGAGCGTGCTGTACTTGGCTGGATCTTGGCTCCTGGCCGGCATGGTGTTGCCTCTCCTGCAAGATCGATCGCACCGAGACTGCAACCGCTATACCAGTGGCTGCGGCCTCATCTTCATTGACGAGAACGGCGAGGCGCCTGTGGTGCGGCTAGGGAAGGCAGGGTGCGGCTGAGGCGGTTCAACTAACTGCGTTAGGCTGTACGGTAAATAAATTTCTATAATCTTGTTCGTTCAGCCGAAGAATCGCATATTGTTCCCCCCATTTGGTTGACTTGAATGGCGACACCCTGCAAATTAAGACAGCGACTGCTCCAGGCATTTTCTGCATAGAGCCCATATTTTGATCAAATATTACAGTTTCATCCGGACCAAAAATCTTCATACCGGCTTCATAAATGCCCTCGCCACCTTCGATCATGAATACGAAGGTCAGCGCCTGAACGGCATCAGGCTGATCATCTGCAGACCGAGGAAGTGCGACTCCAGATCCAGGAAAGAAGCCAAGTATAGCCAGCTTGTTCCCCTGCTCGAGACGAACCTCGTCACAGAGCAGCAATCTGACTTCATTTTGAGCAGGCAGACTCATTAATTACGCCGCCGCTCGTGGTGCGCCATCCGGCGCGCCGTCAAAGACAAGCGTCCCCTCAGACGGAGCGGCAAGTGGGGCGATTTCCAAACCGCCATAAGTCACTCCAGCGGCCGAGGTTTGTCGCCAAGCACCGATGATCGTTCCTGCAGAGGCCACGAAGATGATCGGCTTGCTCTTAGCTTGCTGAGGCTCAACCGTTTCCTTGTAAAATTTGAGCCACCTCGGCGGGCCCTTCACCGCCAAGCGCGCGATCAGAAGCCCGGCCGGCACAGAGACAGCGCAGGCAACCGGTACAGCGATGAGAGCCGATACAAGGAACTCGTGCATGGCTACTCCCCGTAGGCGAATGGCAGGAAATTCAACGTTACCACGGCGACCGACATCACCACAGTACCCAATATGGGTCCCGTGATGCCAGGGCGATAGGTGCGGCTCTTGCGATCATAAAACTTATCCATTTTTCCTCGATTTTAAATATGGCTACAAACCACATACACAGATTAATTAATATTAAACACGCAAATATAGATCCAATATCGCCACGCATTGCGGGCATAATGAACTTTTTGAAATCCTCTGATTGCGATATAACAACAACATCGAATACAATAATCGTCAGAATAAAGTCTGCTGCGGCGCTTTGGGGCTTACCCAAGCAAATACGGAGCACGCCGTTGACAACGATAGAAAGAAACGGAGCAACGATAGCCGCGACCCAGAATGAAATATGCCCCATCGAAAGTCGCACCCCGGTGAGCTGGCGACGGTACCTAGAACGACCGGCAGCGATCGCAATGCCTTGGTTGAGCATTGTGCCTCACCTCTCATACACGTCCATAGCGTCGCGACACCGCCATCCCGGCGGCTATCCCGCCGCCATGGGCACAGCCCTCGCCGCCCTCGCTCTCGTCGTCGCTGCCGGTGGGGCGTGAGATCGAAAAATCTGCAGCCACGCTGAAACACGCAACGTGCGGCTGCATTCACTAATCCATGTCAGCACCTCGCCCAATCGCCGTCCTCGCCGAAGATGAGGAATTCGCCCGACTCGTGGCGGCCGACATGCTGACGGCATTGGGCTTCGATGTTCTGGAGGCGGAGCACGCACACGGCGCCCTCCAGCACCTAGAGGCCAATGAGCGTGTCGCGCTCCTCTACACCGACGTGAACATGCCTGGCGTGATGGACGGCTGCGATCTGGCCCATGCGGTCCGTGCGCGATGGCCGGAGACGCGGATCATCGTCTGCTCGGGTTGCATGCCCCATGAGGCCGCGCTGCTGCCGGACGAGGCCCATTTCATCGCCAAGCCGTGCGGCGAGCGTTTGGTGCGCAAGGCGCTGCAGGTTCTGCGTCTGCACTGACGCCAGATATGGCTTCATAGAGCGCAGATCATGCACAAGCTCGCGCCGGGCAGCCTCTACCGTCTTCGCACGCTCGCTCAGACCGGCGCGCGCTTCTACCAAGTGAGCGTCTACATGCGCCGCATGGAAGTGCTCGGATTGATCGAGGCCACCGGTCGAACAGATCCCGAGAAGGACAGCGCCGAGTACAGTATCACTGACGCCGGCCGGGCCGAGTTGGAGGAGCGCTACGGTCCGTCCTCAACGATGCCCATTGAGAGCGGTCGCTCCTAATCCGCCTTCGCCGCCTACCGCCCGTGATCAGGTATCCCCTATCGGCCTGTCGAACGCATCCTCGGTCGGCGTACCGTCATAGCCCTCAAGCCACGCCTTACGCTCCGGCATGTCTGCGTCGTAGGGGCAGCTATCTTTTGGCAAGCCAATGGCCCGCGCGTGTGCGCCCTCAGCAATCGCCTCGATGATTGTGGGCTGGCGCGTGTCCATGGCGTCACCGTCTGCTGTCCGTAAAAAATACTTAGGGTAAGATTGCTGGCACTTCCATTCGGCGGCAGCCGCGACTGCTATGCTGTGACGGGTTCCATTCGCCGAGCGGTCCAGACAACCTTACCGGCCTCATCCCTCAGGATCGCAACCCCTGATCGACCTGCGAGTAGCTGGGAGAACCAAGCTTCGGAGTCCGCGATCGCATCGGCTTCCGTCGGCGCGTGAATCTGTTCACTCGCGACCGAGATCCCGCTCATACAGCGGCGATGGACGGAGCATTCGAGGTGGAACACAGCCATCCATTCTCGGAAGCAATCCGCCTGCCATGAAGCGGCGACATTGCACCGTCGTCTTCCCCTGGCAGACCTTGAGGCGCATCTTACGCAGGCGGCGAGTCATGGCCTTAGCAGTCTGGGGCCGGCTCGTCAGTCGCTAGAGGCTCTCAGCCGGGCAAGGTCACCGCCATGCGCATGCAGATCTTGGTTTGGCTGCGCCGTTGGGCGGGTAGGCGCAAACCTGTCCGCCATTCTGGCATCTTGGAGGCTGTAGCAGCCCTACGTGCAGGCGGGCTCAAAGTGGTGCCGTATCAAGACAGGGACGGCTTTCAGCACTGGCGGATGGGTGATTTCATCATGACGGAGGCTGCGGTCGTCCAGCTTGCCGTGGGCAGGGGGATGCTCGGCGACCGCTAAGCACGAATGTTGGGATCGTGATGGCTGTGGGAGGTCGCGATGGCTGATGAACAGAACGGCGCCAAACCCTCTTCTACGCAGGACGTCGCTGCCAGCGAGAACGCCAGCAAGACACGACTCGTCGAAGACGGCGGCCCGTCTGAGCAGTCGCAGGTCCCAGACGCCGCGACCGACGATCAGACGCCTGACACGGTTCCCGAAGCCGAGAAGCCCGGCCTCGTCGACTCGGTAAAGGGGATGTAGGCGTTCAGTCCGCCACCCGCCTGCGTCATCTGCGGCCGGCGGTTTTGCAGGATCTGTTTAAAAGGGCGACGCACCCCGTCAGGAGCGCGCCGCTAGTCGGCCCGCGGTCTCACTGACGAGCCAGAAACCCTTGGCAATCGGCAGGCCAGACTGGGCGACCCGGGCAACGGATCAGGTCGGCTGCACCTCAGTGTCCTCAACCTCTGGATCGTCTTCTTCCGGCACGATGGGCTTTGGCGAGGGCTCGATTTCATCGAGGCGCGAGGGGTCTTCGATCAAAGCGCCAGGATCTTCTCCCGGCATCGGGGTGTCAGCCTGCATCATGGTGTGCGCCTCCGTGCTCTGGAGCCTACGTTCCGCGATCCGCTGCGTTCCCCGGCATAGTCTGAGGTGCGTCCGGACATCACCATCGTCCGATTCCGGCTCAGACCCCGTCCTTGAACAGGTTGCCGCATAGAAGCTGGCGATTCCGGCCACGTCGCTCCTGTCAGGATTCTCGCGTGGGGGTGGGCGAGCTGTGCTATGCGGTGAGAGTCTGCAGCTGATCAACAGGAGGAACGCGCCCGATTCAGGCGAAGCTCGTCGGCTGGGACGAGACTCTGCGGCAGAATATTTGGACCGCCTGCATAATCGGCGCGCACGAGCGCGATCTTAACCACGCCGAACTGTCGCCGACTCTCAAAAGCTCCGGTCTTGAACTGTCTCTCGCAAAATCCAGTTCTCGGAGGATGTTGCAGCGTGGTCCCATCTATGTGGGCGACCTGAAGCCCGTTGGCGTGGCCCGGCCCCTCGCGGTCGTAAGGCCCGGTGCTTCTCTGTCATCTCTGGCTACCATCTCGATTTCCTGCCTCTCTACCCTCACACTGCTCGCCCTGGGCGCAGCTTGGCTTGTCCCCCACAGCGATTGGACTTCGATGATGTCCGTTCGGCAGCCGGCATCAGTGTCATCTGCTCGGCCACAATCCCCATCCACTTTCCCAACCTGGGTTGAAGTCCCTCACCTGACGGGCCCACTCTCCCAAGCAAACGATCCAGATGCCTTCTCCGGCGCCGACAGACCCCGCACCTTCCTGGATCCTGATCCTGCGGACGCCGTCGAGCCGCTGGTCCACCTGCCACCACGCGTCAACCCGCGCCTTCCGCTGATCGGCCGCGCACCGCTCGATGCTGCGCATCTGACACACGAGCGGCCGCCGGCCTGGAACGAACGCCCCGATCGCCAAGACATCGCAAAGGCAGCCCCGCCATCGGTGGTGGCAACGCTCGAACCGGACGTGCCGCCACCATCGCAACATCCAGCGGAGACGAGGACGACGCGGACACTGCCGGCTGATCCAGTGCCGACGTTGATCCTGCCACCGCGATCGACACAGGCGCGGGCCCCGACCGAAGTCATCGTTCGCTCCGC
The sequence above is drawn from the Methylobacterium mesophilicum SR1.6/6 genome and encodes:
- a CDS encoding response regulator, giving the protein MSAPRPIAVLAEDEEFARLVAADMLTALGFDVLEAEHAHGALQHLEANERVALLYTDVNMPGVMDGCDLAHAVRARWPETRIIVCSGCMPHEAALLPDEAHFIAKPCGERLVRKALQVLRLH
- a CDS encoding ribosome modulation factor, with amino-acid sequence MDTRQPTIIEAIAEGAHARAIGLPKDSCPYDADMPERKAWLEGYDGTPTEDAFDRPIGDT
- a CDS encoding Flp family type IVb pilin, yielding MPQLLQRFIRDETGATAIEYGMIAALIAVAIIASLRLVGGRLATKFTAISSNLN
- a CDS encoding DUF6894 family protein, with protein sequence MPRFFFDIHDRGFHRDNEGSECDDVDAARVLAMQTLPEIGRFAIPSDGDNQAFIVLVRDEVGAIVYTATLTFAGLRLDCLSARSATER